Below is a genomic region from Flavobacterium ginsengisoli.
CACATTCTATTCCGGCAGGACAGGCGACTTGATTTGAAGGGGCTTTACCTGTAGTTTGTTTGTTTTTAAGGGCTAAGGTAAGAACACCATTTTCAATAAGTCTATTGTTTTCGAACTTAGCAGTTTTTACAAAACCCTTTTTTAAATCCCACCCTACTATATAGCCATTAAAAGAAGGACTATTAATTGATAAATTATCTGCATCTGGATATATTTCAAAGACCATCGCTTCGTAATTGTTTTCGGATAGTTTATAAATATACAATTTTTGTTCCCAAAGCTCTGTTTGATCTTTTTTTACTTCAATTATAGGAACTATAATTGTTTGTGTTCCATCTTTTGAATTTGTAATTTCTGCATCATTCCAATTGTAATTTAAGTTCTTAAGTAAAGCAAAATTTTCACCTTTTGCTTCATAGTTTTTAAACCATACTTTGGCAGATTGCATAATTTTAGCATCTGTCTGTCCTACATCATTGTCATCTTTTTGACACTTGATAGAAGTAGCAAGAATTAAAAAGACAATCATAAATCTTGCGGCATTCTTAATTTTTCTTCTCATATTTTGGCATTTAAAGGTTAATATTCTATGCAACTATTTAGGATTATAGATGTAATTATAATGATAAAATATAAGAAAAAGATTATTTTTATGGTTTTATTTGTTAAATAATGTAATATTTATTTTATAAATTTATTTTATTTAGATAAAATAATGCGAGAAGTCTAGGAAAGAAGTATAGGTATCTTACTAAATACTTTTGTTTTGATATTTTGATATCAATTGGAAATCATCAGTACGAATAAAAAAGGGAATTTTAAAGATGAATGTCATTTTACAATTTAGGCGATAATAATAGGCGCCTTAGATGTTATTAAAATATCAATTGGAAAAAGAAATTCTATCGCAAGACGCAAAAATTGTTTCACGATAAACAAAAAGCCCGATTCGTTTAGAAATCGGGCTTTTGTATTAAATGGCAAGAAGTGCTTTTCAAGTTACTTTTTCTTGAGTTATTTGTGTCAATTTTAATTTCTGCAGAGCAATATTATTCTTCTATGTTTTTTTTATCTTTTGTTTTTGAAGTTCTTCAGAGAATGAGGTTGTTGCGATTTTTGTTTTCCAAAGACAACGAATAAGTCGGCAGGAATGTTTCGCGTGGAACTTGTAATGGCTGAAAGAAATATTCAGGCCAATTCCAAATTTGATTCAATCAGAAAAAGGCAAAAAAAAATCCTGTTCGAAAGAACAGGATTAAAAGTATTTTATAGGTTTTCTACCAGAATCCAAGCTTGTGGATTTTCGCCTTTTTGTATTTCTTTTTGAGCTTGTTCAGCTTCTTTCATTGTAGCATAACTTCCGTACAAAACAGGAAATAAACCGTGTTTGTTTTCTTTGAGCATTCTCGCTTTGAAACCATCTTTAATTAGTTGGTTATAAGCTTTTCTAGCATTTTGCTCACTTCTAAACGCGCCTGCCATAATGTGATATGGCATTGTTGGTTCAACAGTTTCGACAGCAGTAGAATCTACTGAAAGAGTTACAGCTGGAAGCGGACTTTTGATAAAGAAAGTTGCTTCTTGAATTTTGTTTTGTACTTTTTTCTGAACAGCTTGTTCTACAACAAGTGTTTGATTGTCAATTTGATTTTGGTACAAAGGATAACCAATGCTTCCTGTAATTCCAAGTCCTAAAACAAGAATTGCAGGCATAACGTAAGAATCGATTTGAAGATTTGGTTTCTTCTTCATTTTCGTATAATAAAGTGGCATCTTTTTCTTTTGCTCGCAATCTTTTCGATCTTTTTCTCGAAAACCTCTTTTTTCACCATCGGAGAAACAAAAGGACTTAATCCAAAAGAAGTCGCCAAATAATTGGTCTGATCGTTTGGTCTGAAAATTATATTGCTTTCTGAATTTAAGCGCAATTCTCCAATATTTTTTAAAAGGATTACGCCACCTTCTTCCAAAGTTTTTTTCCAATTTAAAACCTCAAAAGCAATTGCGCTAACTGCAAAACCGTAAGATGTTTTCTCAGCTTGAGCAATATGATTTGCTAACAAACCGTCGTTATTTTTGATACGACTGTTGAAAGAAATGGTTTTTTTTGGAGGAAAAAACGAATTAGTGCTTTCATTCAGTTGCGCTGAGTGAGTTTCGGTTAAAAATGCACCAAATCCTGGAACCGTTACACACTGATAACGATACAATAACTGTGAGATATATACTTCGATTTTCATACTAACAAAGTTATGCATCGTGTATAGTTATCAAAATTTTATTCACAATTTTTATTAACAATTCAGAATTATTTTTATACAATTCGTTTTCAAATATTTAGCTCTTTAGTTTCTGTGTGTGGGTTTCGTTTTAGAAAAATTAGATTATATTTTAACAAGAAATAACTTTGTTTTAATGATATTTGCGATTCAAAAAATCAAAATTATTTTTTCTATTTTACATAATGTTTTAAAAAGATGACCGATCAGGATTTATTTAGTTTACTTGCCTTGTTGAAAGTTGATGGAGTGGGTGATATTTTAGGCAAAAAACTGCTCCACTCTTTTGGATCGGCTTCAGACATTTTTAAAGCCAAAAATTCTCAGCTGGCGGCGGTTGACGGTATTGGATCTGTTTTGTTGAAGAATTTGAAGGACAAAACAATATTTGAAAGGGCGGAGAAAGAATTATTGTTCATTAAAAACAATACTATTCAGGTTTCTTTTTTTCAAGATGAAAGCTATCCAGAAAGACTTAAACATTGTTTTGATGCTCCAATTTTGCTTTTTACAGCAGGAAACATAGATCTTAAAAACAGAAAAATAATTAGTATTGTTGGCACTCGACAAATCACTTCTTACGGAACCGATTTCTGCAAAAAGTTGATTGAAGAAATAGCTCCGTTAGATCCAGTAATTGTGAGCGGGTTTGCGTATGGTGTTGATATTGTAGCACATCAAGCGGCTATAGATTATAATTTGCAAACAATTGGCGTTTTGGCTCATGGCCTGAATCAAATTTATCCTCGATCGCATAAAAAATACATGGCAAAAATGGAGGAGAATGGTGGATTTATAACAGAGTTTTGGAGTGATTCAAATCCCGATAAAGAAAAATTTGTTCGTAGAAACCGTATTGTTGCTGGTATGACTGAAGCAACAATTGTAATTGAATCTGCCGATAGAGGAGGATCTTTGATTACTGCAAATATGGCAAATGAGTACAATCGTGATGTTTTTGCTGTGCCTGGGAGAGTCACCGATAAATACAGTCAAGGTTGTAATAATTTGATTAAAACTCAGAAAGCGAACGTACTGACAAGTGCAGCAGATTTAATCTATATGCTAAATTGGGATATTAAAGAAAATCCCAAAAGCATTCAGAAACAGCTTTTTGTAGAATTAGAAGCAGATGAACAAAAGATTTATGATTTTCTTCAAAAGGCTGGAAAAGAATTATTAGACATCATTGCAATAGAATGCGAAATTCCAATTTTTAAACTTTCTGGAATTCTCATAGGGATGGAATTAAAAGGAGTCATTAGGCCACTTCCTGGAAAACTTTTTGAGTCAATTTAACGCAGAAAATCTTATATTTATTTTTTTGTAAAATGTTTGTACAATCGGTATAAAATATAGATCGCCAATAATCCAAAAACGATGTTTAGGATTTGAAATACATACGGTGGAACATTATAATCTTCAATATACTTATCCATCTTTGTTTTTTTAAATGATTAATATACTTAAAGTTACAAAAAGTAAAAAGAACTTTAAAAGAAAAACGCTGACCATTTTAAAATGATCAGCGTTTTTTAAGAAACATTGTTTTGAAATTAAGATTTAGGATAATATTTAGAAATTTCAATAGAAAAAAGAACGCTTGTTATCTTCCATTTTCCATTAATCTTAATTAATTGCCAGTATTCTTCACCCCAATTTGTCATCGAATCTTCTGACCAAAAACTGTAATCGAATGTAACACTGGCAATAACATCGTCATTTTGAATAATTATCTTTTCAAACTTTTCCTCACTTTTTTTGCTTTGCAGAATAGATTGAATAAAGCTACTGTATGTGCCAGTAAAATAATTTTTTGTGATTGTTGGCTTAGCTTCGAGTCTTTTGGCTTGACTTTTTTCTTTGATTACACTAATCCAATTCACGGTTTCTTTAAAAAACAAACTATTAAAAGTTATAGAATCTTTTTTTGCGATACTTTGCATAAATGCATTTAGTATTTGATGTATTTCTTCTTGATCTTTTAATGTTTGTTGAGCAAAAGTAAAGTTTAAAGAAATGAATGATAATAAAATTGTAATTGCTGTTTTCATGTTTTTAAGATTTAATTTTTAGCATATAATTTTTAATTTTTGAAGAAGGTTTTTCTACTAAATATTTAATAAATAAGCTGATTATAATGCAGTTTATAAAACAGATGAGCAGAGCGATTTGTCCTTCGTTATCAATATTTAATTTTTGCAGAACTATTTGAGTTAAGTGAATAATTCCTTTGTGTGTGAGATAGATAGAAAAGGAAAGTGATGCGAGTTGAGTCGATAAAATCGATTTTGAATGGTATAAAAAGCAAGATTTTGAAATGGCAGACATTACAATCAATCCATAGCCAATTGAAACAGTTGTAAATCCAACCGTTGATGCTAATTGTGAAATTTGATTACTGCAAATCCAAAATGAAAAACCAACAATTATTAACCCAATTAAGAATAATTGATTGCCATATGAATTAACGAAATTTTTGAAACGCTTGGAATATTCATAGAAGAATGCAATACTAATTCCAATTGTTAAACCATCTAATCTGGTGTATGTTGGGTAATAAATTTTCATATACCAGATTCTCCATAAATCTGAGCTATTTAGGTTTGGAACTATTAGCAACTGCCATGAAATAATTCTTAAAGACAAAGTGAATAACAAGAGAAAAAGCAGAAAATATTTGATGTAGGATACTTTTTTGAATTTTAAAAATAACAGAAGAATTATGGGAAAAATTAAATAAAATTGCTCTTCTATGCATAAAGACCAAGCATGAGAAAATGTTCCAAAATGGAGAAGATCAAGTCCGATGTTTTGAGTAAAAGTGATAAACTTCCAAAATGGAGGCAGAGCTTCTTTTTCTCTAAAAAAAGGAAAAGTAAAATAAAGAAACAGGGTTAAAGCATAAGCCGGAATGATTCTGAAAAAGCGTTTGATATAAAACTCTTTGAAGCGAATGTTGCTTGAGAATTTAAGTTGTTCAAAAAGCTGTTTTGAAATGAGAAACCCGCTAAGAACAAAAAATAAATCTACACCAGTCCAGCCAAATTGCCCATATTTATCAACCCAATCTGGATGTTGAAACATGCGATAATGATATAATAGAACCATTAAAATTGCTAAAGAGCGCAAATGATCTAGGCCAAGAAATTTTTCAGATGTTTGAGAATTCATTCGTTTTTTTCGGCAAAACTATAGCGAATTTTTTCAGATTTTTTAATGGTATTTGTAAAGTCAGTTTTGATGTTTGAATAACTTAAATTCATATTTCAATGACATTATTTGCAGTTCATCATCAAAATTAAGCTGTTTACAATCAACTTATAAAAAATGAACCCCAATTACCTATTTTTGAAGCATGATAAAGAGTAATTTAAACCATAACGTGAAGCAAAGTGTCGTCTTTCAGATTTGTTTTTGGCTTCTTTTTTTTTTAATTGGGGAAGCCAAAATTTATGCTGAATATGAGCATCCGCTTTTTTCTATGATCATTCCGTATGATTTGAGTCATTTGATTTTTCAAATATTATGTTCCAATTTTATTTATTTCTTTTTAATAAAAAAGATGTTCTATAAAAAGCATTATTTTTTATTTGTTATTTCAATAATTGCCTGTATTTATTTATTTTCTGTTTTAAATAGAATTTTTGCGATTTATGTTGCCGAACCTTTTTTTATAAATGAACCTCAAGACAATTTAATAAGTATTTTGACAGATTTGAGTTATTTGTTCTGCTATTACGTAGTTCCAATCGTGACGGCTTGTTTTGTTTTTGTTTCCGTAGCATTTATGTTTGATTTAAGGAACGAAAAACAATATTCGGTACAAATACTCAAAGAAAAGGCAGAATTAGAATTAAACGCCTTAAAAACGCAATTAAATCCACATTTTTTATTCAACACGCTAAATAATATTTATTCGCTTTCAATTATTGATTCTGATAAAACATCTGAGTCGATAAGCCGTCTTTCAAATATTTTGGATTATATCTTGTATAAAGGCCAGAAAAAATTAATTCCGATTTCTGATGAATTGAAAGTAATTCATGATTATGCCGAATTAGAAAAACTGAGATATGATTCTAGGTTAGAACTTAAAATTACGGAGGAAATTAGTGCTTTAAATCTTGTTCCGCCTTTATTGTTTTTATCTTTAGTAGAAAATGCTTTTAAGCATGGAGCAGGAAGCATTTCCGGAAATATTTTTATTTCAATTTTAATTAAAACGGATGCCGAAAAAACGATTTTTAAGATTGAGAATTCTTTTGTTCCGAAAGAAAATAACAATGAAAAAAGTTTAGGCTTAAAGATAATTCAGGAACAATTAAAAATTATTTACGGAGGTCGAAGTTCCAATTTAATTCAAAATCAAGACAATCTCTTTAGTGTAGAAATAATAATTCCAGCAAATGAAAATTAATTGTATTATAGTTGATGATGAACCACTTGCAATTAAACTTTTAGAAAATCATATTTCTAAAATAGAAGAATTGCATTTGGTTGGCACCGCTGGAAATGCTTTAGAGGCTTACAAATTGACAAAGTCTAAAACCGTTGATTTGGTTTTTTTAGATATTCAAATGCCAGATTTAACTGGAATAGATTTTTTGAAATCATTAAAAAACAGACCCAAAACTATATTTACAACCGCATACAGAGAATTTGCAATAGAAGGTTTTGAACTTGAAGCGGTTGATTATATATTGAAACCAATAACATTCGAACGCTTTTTTAAAGCTGTTGAGCGTGTTTTAAGGGAAAATACTGAAAGTAAAGAAGATGAATTTATATTGTTGAAATCAAAAGGACTTCAATATAAAATTTTACTCAAAATGATTTTATTTTTTGAAAGTCAGGCCAATGACGTCAAAGTGGTTTTAAAAGAAGGAAAACCAATCATTGCAAAATATAAAATAAGTGATTTGGAGGTTTTAGAATCGAAAGGTTTTTTGCGTGTTCACCGTTCTTTTTTAGTTAATTTAAAAGAAGTTAAAGCTTTTGGCAATACGGAGTTAATAATCGAAAATTATGCAATTCCAATTGGCAGAAGTTATAAGCAAAACTATGAAAAGTATAAAAGCCGTTTTTGAAATTAAATTTAAAAAAACCTAACAGATTTAAAATTCTGTTAGGTTTTATAAATTATTTTTGAAATCCTAAAATCTCTCTAACTTTTGCTAGAACACCATCGGCAATTACAGAAGCTTTTGCAGCCGCCTTTTTTCAATAAAGCATCTACTTCTTCGAGATTGTTGATGTAGTAATTATATTTCTCTCTTTCTGTTTTGAATTTTTCAGTAATCAATTCAAACAAAGCTTGTTTCGCATGACCATAACCATAGTTTCCACCTAAATAGTTTGCTCTCATTTGCGCAGTTTGCTCTTTATTTGCTAATAAAGAATAAATAGCAAAAGCGTTGCAAGTATCTGGATTTTTTGGTGCTTCAAGAGGTGTACTATCAGTTTCAATACTCATAACTTGTTTACGTAAAGTCTTATCATCCAAGAATATATTGATAATATTATTTGCAGATTTACTCATTTTTCCTCCGTTCGTTCCTGGAATCAACATGATGTTTTCTTGAATTTTTGCTTCAGGAAGAACAAATGTTTCACCCATTTGGTGATTGAAACGAGCCGCGACATCGCGAGTAATTTCTAAATGCTTGCAACTGATCTTTTCCAACAGGAACAAATTCAGCATCATATAATAAAATATCGGCAGCCATTAACATCGGATAAGTGAAAAGTCCAGCGTTAACATCGTCCAAACGATCCGCCTTATCTTTGAAAGAGTGCGCTAATGTTAATCTTTGAAACGGAAAAAAACAGCTTAAATACCAAGTCAATTCTGTAGTTTGAACCACATCAGATTGTCTGTAGAAAGTAACTTTTTCAGGATTTAAACCACAAGCAAGCCATGCAGCAGCAGTGCTATAAGTGTTTTCTCTTAAAGTTTTTCCGTCTTTAATTTGTGTGATTGAATGCAAATCGGCGATAAACAAATAAGATTCATTTGTTGGGTCGTTTGATAACTCGATTGCCGGAATAATTGCTCCTAATAAATTTCCTAAATGCGGTGTTCCTGTGCTTTGAACACCAGTAAGTATTTTTGCCATTCTCGTTTTTTCTGAAATGCAAATGTCGTGATGTTTTTTTTAACTACAAAGTTTGTAGTTTTTTAACGCAAAGAGCGCAAAGGGTTTTCGCAAAGTAAAGAAGTTTTAATTCTTTAAGAAATTGCTTTGCAATAAGTCCGCAAAGCTTTGTTTATAAAATATAAGAAAATATTTATAAATTTAACGTTTTTTAATTATGACAGAAAACGAAATATCAAATATTGTAATTGGACTAGCCATTGAAATTCATAAAAAACTTGGACCAGGATTATTGGAAAATGTTTATAAAGAATGTTTGTTTTATAAAATTAAGCAACGTGGACTTTTTGTTGAAAAAGAAAAATCTTTGCCGTTAGTTTTTGAAGAAGTTAAGCTAGATTGTGGATACCGCATTGATATACTTGCGGAAAACAAATTGTTAATCGAGATAAAAAGTGTGGAATCTCTTACTGTTAATCATTTAGCTCAAACATTAAGCTATTTAAGACTAGGAAATTTTAAACTTGGCTTACTCATAAATTTCAATGAAATTCTTTTAAAAAATGGTATTAGAAGAGTCGTTAACAATTTATAGATAGAGCTTTGCGAACTTATCGCAAAGCAAACCTTCACAATAATCGCTTCAAAAACTTTGCGAAAATCCTTTGCGTTCTTTGCGTTAAAATAAGCGATGACTAAGAAAAAATCTTTATAATATTCATTTCGGTTTTACTACTTTTGAAGCTATGAAAATATTTAAAATTGCTTTTTGGATTCTTTGGAGAGTTTGGTTTTATGTTTTGATGGCCATTCCGATACTCATTATGTTCCCTTTTCTGGTCGTTTCTATTCTTTCTGAGAAAGGATATCCATATTTCTTTAAAATGGCTCGCATTTGGGCTAAATTTATCCTTTTCGGAATGGGTTTCTTTTATACCGTAAAACGGGAACAGAAGCTTATTAAAGGCAAAAGTTACATGATCGTGGCCAATCATACCTCGATGACCGATATTATGCTTACGTTGGCTATAATTAAAAATCCTTTTGTTTTTGTTGGAAAGAAGGAGCTGGTAAAGATTCCGCTTTTTGGATTTTTCTACAAGAGAACTTGTATTTTGGTTGATAGAAATTCTTCGAAAAGTAAAAATGAAGTTTTTAAAAGAGCTCAGAGTAGATTAAATCAAGGTCTAAGTATTTGCATTTTCCCAGAGGGTGGAGTTCCAGATGACGAAAGTATTTTGCTGGACGAGTTTAAAGACGGTGCATTCAGATTGGCAATCGATCATCAGATTCCGATTGTGCCGATTGTTTATCCAGATAATAAAGAGCGTTTTTCATATACTTTTTTGAGTGGAAGTCCAGGAAAGATGCGTGCTAGAATTTTGCCTTTCGTAGAAACAAAAGAATTAACAAGCGACAACAGAAAAGAATTACGAGATCAAGTTAGGAATATGATTTATAATGGTTTAATGGATTATCAAAAGGAATAACCATAAAAACATTATGTAAAATACAAAAGCCGGTAGACTTAATCAGTCTACTGGCTTTTCTTTGAATTAAAAACCCCCTATTTTTATTCAAAAGTTTATTATCTGTGAATTATTTTTTCTGAAATAAAACGCAGTACTTTTTTAAATCTTAATTTGGTTTTTCTTCGGTTTTTATTGTACAACAATTCTATTTTTTCTTTCATGGTTAAAAATATTAATGGTTGATAATAAATAGTTTAACTAAAAACTCAAGTTAATGCCATATTATTATGATGAAGAAAAACTAAAAAGGTTGCGTGTGAAATTTAAAAAAAATAAAAAATTGATAAAACCCGCTAGATGAAGAAAGCTAACGGGTTTTTACTCAAATAACCAACCAAAGTAAATTCTAAAAAAATACCAATATTGATATATGGCAGTATCAATGGTACACTGTTTTTTTAATAGATGAAGATTTTGTAGAAAGGTTGCGTCAAAATTTCATCTTATTTTTAAAAACAAAAAAACCGAGAGATTGTAAAAATCTTCTCGGCTTTTTAATAGTCTTTTTTTGACTTATTTTTTAAGTATTTGCCAATTCTTTTATGTGTTCTTTAATTTTAATTTCCAGTTCTTCAGCAAGTTCTGGATTATCTTTAATTAAAGTTTTAACTGCATCACGACCTTGACCTAGTTTTGTATCGCCGTAGCTGAACCAAGATCCTGCTTTTTTAACGATATCAAATTCAACAGCTAGATCTAAGATTTCACCCGTTTTAGAAACTCCTTCTCCGTACATAATGTCAAATTCGGCAGTTTTAAAAGGTGGTGCTACTTTGTTTTTAACAATTTTAACTTTAGTTCTGTTACCAATTACATTTTCACCGTCTTTAATTTGTGCAGAACGACGAATATCTAAACGTACAGAAGCGTAAAATTTAAGTGCGTTACCTCCAGTTGTAGTTTCTGGATTTCCGAACATAACACCAATTTTTTCACGAAGCTGGTTGATAAAGAAAACGGTACAATTTGTTTTACTGATAGTTCCAGTAAGTTTTCTTAAAGCTTGAGACATTAAACGTGCGTGAAGCCCCATTTTAGAATCTCCCATTTCGCCTTCAATTTCACTTTTTGGTGTTAAGGCTGCAACAGAGTCAATTACAACAATGTCTATAGCTCCAGAACGAATTAAGTTTTCGGCAATTTCTAAAGCCTGCTCTCCGTTATCTGGTTGAGAAATGATTAAGTTCTCGATATCAACATTTAATTTTTCAGCATAATTTCTATCAAATGCGTGCTCAGCATCGATAAAGGCGACAATACCGCCTGCTTTTTGAGCTTCTGCAATCGCGTGAAGCGTCAAAGTTGTTTTTCCAGAAGATTCTGGACCGTATATTTCGATGATTCTTCCTTTTGGATATCCATTAACACCAAGAGCTAAGTCAACACCTAATGAACCAGAAGAAATCGTTTCTACTTCTACAATGGCTCTGTCGCCCATTTTCATTACGGTTCCTTTTCCGTAGGTTTTGTCAAGTTTATCAAGCGTTAATTGTAGCGCTTTTAATTTGGCTTCTTTGTCTGAACTCATTTTTTTCTAAATATCTAAAATTATTATTTTGTCTTTCTGGATAAAAATAGGAAAATTCTCCTATAATTTTATTGATCAGTTTTATAATTTGTAAAATTACTTCTTTTTTGAAGTTTGATTGTTCCAAATTGTCACAAAATCAGTCTATAAAAATAAAGCCTTTAATTCTGTAGCGTCAGATGGTTTTATTTTGCCTGCAAGCAATAAACTCAATTGTTTACGACGAAGCGCGGCATCAAAACGTTGGATTTCTAGTTCGGTTTCTGGAATAATTGCTGGTACTTCAACAGGTCTTCCAGTGTCGTCTACAGCTACAAAAGTGTAGATAGCTTCATTGGCTTTTGTTCTATTTCCAGATTCGCGGTCTTCTACCCAAACGTCAATAAAAACTTCCATCGAACTTTTAAAAGATCTTGAAACTTTAGCCTCTACGGTTACAACGCTTCCAAGCGAAATTGCTCTGTTAAAAGCAACGTGATTTACAGAAGCCGTTACTACAATTCGGCGTGAATGTCTGCGAGTCGCAATACTTGCTGCGCGATCCATTCTGGCTAATAATTCGCCGCCGAAAAGATTGTTTAAAGGATTTGTTTCGCTCGGTAAAACTAAATCAGTTAAAATAGTTAGAGATTCTGAAGGATGTTTTGGATTCATTTTTTGAATAATAAATTTTGTTTTTCAGCCACAGATTTCACGGATTAAAATGATTAAAAAAAATCTGTGAAAATCTGTGAAATCTGTGGCTAACTTTTTAATAATTGAAACTGATTAATTCAACCAGTAAACAGCCATTACAGCTGGTATAAAATATATAACAATGGTTCTCGCACCATCGTAATCTTTTGCAAGTCTTTGTCCGAAAAGCATCATTAACAAACAAATACATGAAAATATAGCTCCGTAAAAACCAAATTCTCTTCCGTTATTTGTGAATAATTGAATACCTCCAACAACGCACAAGATTCCAGAAATTAATTCTAAAATTAGTAAATGTAAAAGAGCTAATGGAACTTGATTTTTTAATGGAGTTTTGGCAAAATGCTCTTTAAGCCAAGCTACATTATCTTTCCAATAAAAAATTTTTTCGTAACCTGATTGTAAAAAAGTTAAAGCTAGAAAAGCTAAAAGTAGAATTGAGGCAACATTGTTCATTATGAATTATTTTTTATGAATTAAACGAGTCAACTTGATTGATAAATCGGTGAGGATTATTTTCGCATTTCCATTTCTTTCAATATGATACATGGCATCTGAAAGTTCTTTGAATATTTCGTGAATGTTATTTCCGTTTACGAAGGGAGCAAAATTTTCCAATTTAAATTTATCTACTTTCGGTTCAATGTAAACTAAACTTTGCGCTTGGTAATTTAACATCAAGGCTTGTCGGAACATTTCGATACAGTATTGAATAAATTTTTTCTGACTTTCGCGTCCTAGCGCAGCAATCTGTTCACTCCAAGAAATTAAATCTTGAATAGCCGCAGCATTTCCTTTTGCTCTAAAAGCGGCGCGAACCCAATTGACAAACCATTGCTCGAATGGAAGATCATCATCATCTTCTTTTAATAAGTGAAGTGCTTTATTAAAATTTCCTTGTGCTTGATGCGCAATTTTTTTGGCTAGATTCGAATCTATATTTTCTTGTGCAACCAAAGCCTCAGCGATTACTTTTTCTGGAAGTCCGTTAAAGTGAATTACCTGGCAACGTGAACGTATGGTTTGGATAATATCTTCTTCATTTTCAGAAATCAGAATAAACATTGTTTTGTCTGATGGTTCTTCTAAAAGTTTTAAGAGTTTATTTGATGTCGCTATATTCATTTTATCTGCCATCCAGATAATCATGATTTTATAGCCGCCTTCGTAAGATTTTAGCGAAAGTGATTTTAAAACTTCCTGTGCATCTTCTACACGAATTTCTCCTTGTTTGTTT
It encodes:
- a CDS encoding LytR/AlgR family response regulator transcription factor encodes the protein MKINCIIVDDEPLAIKLLENHISKIEELHLVGTAGNALEAYKLTKSKTVDLVFLDIQMPDLTGIDFLKSLKNRPKTIFTTAYREFAIEGFELEAVDYILKPITFERFFKAVERVLRENTESKEDEFILLKSKGLQYKILLKMILFFESQANDVKVVLKEGKPIIAKYKISDLEVLESKGFLRVHRSFLVNLKEVKAFGNTELIIENYAIPIGRSYKQNYEKYKSRF
- a CDS encoding acyltransferase family protein; the protein is MNSQTSEKFLGLDHLRSLAILMVLLYHYRMFQHPDWVDKYGQFGWTGVDLFFVLSGFLISKQLFEQLKFSSNIRFKEFYIKRFFRIIPAYALTLFLYFTFPFFREKEALPPFWKFITFTQNIGLDLLHFGTFSHAWSLCIEEQFYLIFPIILLLFLKFKKVSYIKYFLLFLLLFTLSLRIISWQLLIVPNLNSSDLWRIWYMKIYYPTYTRLDGLTIGISIAFFYEYSKRFKNFVNSYGNQLFLIGLIIVGFSFWICSNQISQLASTVGFTTVSIGYGLIVMSAISKSCFLYHSKSILSTQLASLSFSIYLTHKGIIHLTQIVLQKLNIDNEGQIALLICFINCIIISLFIKYLVEKPSSKIKNYMLKIKS
- a CDS encoding lysophospholipid acyltransferase family protein, which translates into the protein MKIFKIAFWILWRVWFYVLMAIPILIMFPFLVVSILSEKGYPYFFKMARIWAKFILFGMGFFYTVKREQKLIKGKSYMIVANHTSMTDIMLTLAIIKNPFVFVGKKELVKIPLFGFFYKRTCILVDRNSSKSKNEVFKRAQSRLNQGLSICIFPEGGVPDDESILLDEFKDGAFRLAIDHQIPIVPIVYPDNKERFSYTFLSGSPGKMRARILPFVETKELTSDNRKELRDQVRNMIYNGLMDYQKE
- a CDS encoding nuclear transport factor 2 family protein, which produces MKTAITILLSFISLNFTFAQQTLKDQEEIHQILNAFMQSIAKKDSITFNSLFFKETVNWISVIKEKSQAKRLEAKPTITKNYFTGTYSSFIQSILQSKKSEEKFEKIIIQNDDVIASVTFDYSFWSEDSMTNWGEEYWQLIKINGKWKITSVLFSIEISKYYPKS
- a CDS encoding sensor histidine kinase; its protein translation is MFYKKHYFLFVISIIACIYLFSVLNRIFAIYVAEPFFINEPQDNLISILTDLSYLFCYYVVPIVTACFVFVSVAFMFDLRNEKQYSVQILKEKAELELNALKTQLNPHFLFNTLNNIYSLSIIDSDKTSESISRLSNILDYILYKGQKKLIPISDELKVIHDYAELEKLRYDSRLELKITEEISALNLVPPLLFLSLVENAFKHGAGSISGNIFISILIKTDAEKTIFKIENSFVPKENNNEKSLGLKIIQEQLKIIYGGRSSNLIQNQDNLFSVEIIIPANEN
- the dprA gene encoding DNA-processing protein DprA; this encodes MTDQDLFSLLALLKVDGVGDILGKKLLHSFGSASDIFKAKNSQLAAVDGIGSVLLKNLKDKTIFERAEKELLFIKNNTIQVSFFQDESYPERLKHCFDAPILLFTAGNIDLKNRKIISIVGTRQITSYGTDFCKKLIEEIAPLDPVIVSGFAYGVDIVAHQAAIDYNLQTIGVLAHGLNQIYPRSHKKYMAKMEENGGFITEFWSDSNPDKEKFVRRNRIVAGMTEATIVIESADRGGSLITANMANEYNRDVFAVPGRVTDKYSQGCNNLIKTQKANVLTSAADLIYMLNWDIKENPKSIQKQLFVELEADEQKIYDFLQKAGKELLDIIAIECEIPIFKLSGILIGMELKGVIRPLPGKLFESI
- a CDS encoding SPOR domain-containing protein, whose translation is MKKKPNLQIDSYVMPAILVLGLGITGSIGYPLYQNQIDNQTLVVEQAVQKKVQNKIQEATFFIKSPLPAVTLSVDSTAVETVEPTMPYHIMAGAFRSEQNARKAYNQLIKDGFKARMLKENKHGLFPVLYGSYATMKEAEQAQKEIQKGENPQAWILVENL
- a CDS encoding GxxExxY protein, whose protein sequence is MTENEISNIVIGLAIEIHKKLGPGLLENVYKECLFYKIKQRGLFVEKEKSLPLVFEEVKLDCGYRIDILAENKLLIEIKSVESLTVNHLAQTLSYLRLGNFKLGLLINFNEILLKNGIRRVVNNL